From Xenopus laevis strain J_2021 chromosome 7L, Xenopus_laevis_v10.1, whole genome shotgun sequence, one genomic window encodes:
- the scaf1.L gene encoding splicing factor, arginine/serine-rich 19 isoform X1: MEANDQDPKLTSQDTDEESEEESNRPAQVPSSQKSQAESTTADQPTEEESCKAEGLCPGRIFILKALQQVVGSSLQNETKAELCKTTDSKQKGAKLMKACRKRKVKNNGAENSKSLGAENENSTPETTGNPLASLAVALDYMEKTNTTISTSSHSFTYEEEPIELGASYDTEEVDELELVAEIQIGDIASYWNTRSGNSRRDRHWRIQKSVCLSTSGLHARRGQSASVSGQVTCDPARMEGLLDPTRNSSLMRLNTPQTFHRSRIRTDRNALRNVCIADRTDFEANSQLHTSTETVLPGLSWIIPDPNKSRGNNGLCSGRTTPIHGNTKKVEPSPDSFISLGLALGNETGVSSGQQRPGGSESSTSNQHSQPPNSLEKADSSSSSSSSSSQIPIFSGSGSGAQSNMSQELDIYDPFHPTDEENVNGDYLYDVTPEKETDEQEDQKYDPFDPTGSNPSSSESSPSPYDEEEEDEEAGSDSLPEGRISEALAGIYDENSLSQDFPGGEKKEIQSCEVPGKEGNDDDDDDDDDDDDDECENEKPDQKHSREGSELTAKDNAKSTFEPYSPSSSLELDRVDEVEDVSREASEEKSLKEPPLADSTLGEGNTSEVVAEPRRRVFAVDVGNDYARKAEFMSESESKSKIEIKVSLESIAKPDVKSYLRMEKIVKLGSESRNRHKRRHSSERKERGDDSDNKYDSEIEEGEIVQPDEDRFSPMPLFRSRCRVLDRPLRMVEGDDFLSLHADSDEEGALQIDFGENQIDNRWKGLDLRRKITNQRRERYRKKSQSPAKSKRRSKSPSPSGSHSRKKAKHERKRSRERKQSKEPRASNVLWSGVKKIKDSKDRKRSRSRSHNKGSRSRSRDRRRSRSWSPSISTSISAVESSRTSAERRKSQRSKSKEKKRRYSRSVSTDQSRKDKHKDKHRTEGKKKKKRSRSKSRDRDKRTSHHSNERREKEKVRSRLLVDEPKLDNPPLLERKRRDSRSVVPPSIQDLNNADLFSIKRTITVNPEEKLDREDLLNTPRKREVLYDSEGLSFETFSDRENLDDRDGKSNRIFERPSGKSETIKRRAPIDFDKKRDEDDRARRLKTSKDRDRKRTYTDDSHERYKKRYKAIPEPEPEPFKLDKDKLRIEKDKTSKKLKISHKESKGGSARKVKLQSKVAVLIREGVSSTTSVKEAGSIGVKFSRDRESRSPFLKSENKLHNIKTTRPKLDAIDAKEPILKPKKVKGLKTKTGIKKVKTIGAAGALVKPKGPPEKKKKKLKTKASLKKSKADSCSKEIPSPIQAKEEPIWSDTENTESKVKPPSPPKPAIEQELTPDSQTVDSSCKTPDVSFIPEEPPPEPERITDLEVDSISEPKEEAQRPPPAPIPWNLQSGVDCTTSGVLALTALLFKMEEANMASRAKAQELIQATNQILGQSKPSTSLVSTPPPSIITTLGHSAPSYPLYSGLPLSGNSSPPTPTGVSNITSQTISGSTSSSFFNTLSSMELGKREGSTSSEGRGETDKYLKKLHTQERAVEEVKLAIKPYYQKKEITKEDYKDILRKAVHKICHSRSGEINPVKVNNLVKAYVQRYKYFRKHGKKMEDDESTGYRSGKESGAMDKSLPSLPLI; encoded by the exons ATGGAAGCAAACGACCAAGATCCCAAACTTACTAGTCAAGATACTGATGAGGAGTCAGAGGAAGAGTCCAACAGACCAGCACAAGTTCCGTCATCACAGAAGAGTCAGGCAGAGAGTACTACTGCTGACCAGCCGACTGAGGAGGAATCGTGCAAGGCTGAAGGCCTGTGCCCAGGACGGATCTTTATTCTG AAGGCTTTGCAACAAGTTGTAGGAAGCAGCTTGCAAAATGAAACAAAGGCGGAgctctgtaaaactacag ATTCAAAACAGAAGGGTGCAAAGCTGATGAAGGCCTGTAGGAAAAGGAAAGTGAAGAACAATGGTGCTGAGAATTCTAAATCGCTTGGTGCAGAGAATGAAAATTCT ACCCCTGAAACAACAGGAAATCCCTTGGCCAGTCTTGCAGTTGCATTGGATTACATGGAAAAGACAAACACTACAATTAGTACATCATCTCATAGCTTCACATATGAGGAAGAACCCATAGAGTTGGGAGCCAGTTA TGACACAGAAGAGGTGGACGAACTGGAGCTTGTAGCTGAAATTCAGATTGGTGACATTGCGTCTTATTGGAATACTCGTTCAGGGAACTCCAGGAGGGACAGACATTGGAGAATTCAGAAGTCGG TGTGCCTAAGTACCTCAGGACTACATGCTAGACGTGGACAATCAGCCTCTGTCAGTGGACAGGTTACGTGTGATCCAGCACGAATGGAAGGCTTGTTGGATCCTACCAGAAATTCTTCACTCATGAGACTAAATACCCCACAGACATTTCACAGGAGTAGAATACGCACAGATAGGAATGCTCTGCGGAATGTTTGCATTGCAGACAGGACAGACTTCGAAGCAAATTCACAGCTTCACACTTCCACAGAAACTGTGCTACCTGGACTATCTTGGATTATTCCTGATCCAAATAAATCTAGAGGAAATAATGGCCTTTGTTCTGGCAGGACTACCCCAATACATGGCaatacaaaaaaagttgaacCCAGTCCTGATTCATTTATATCTTTGGGTCTAGCCCTTGGAAATGAAACAGGGGTTTCAAGTGGACAGCAGAGACCTGGTGGTTCGGAAAGTTCCACATCTAATCAGCATTCACAGCCTCCTAATTCTCTGGAAAAGGCAGATTCCAGCTCctcctcatcttcctcctcttctcaAATCCCAATATTCTCTGGCAGTGGCAGTGGAGCACAATCTAACATGTCCCAAGAACTTGATATTTATGATCCCTTTCATCCCACAGATGAGGAAAATGtaaatggagattatttatatGATGTCACACCTGAGAAAGAAACCGATGAACAAGAGGATCAAAAATACGATCCCTTTGATCCTACTGGCTCTAATCCTAGTTCTTCTGAGAGCAGCCCTTCACCCTATgatgaggaagaagaggatgaaGAGGCAGGCAGTGATTCCCTTCCTGAAGGTCGGATCTCAGAAGCTTTGGCTGGAATCTATGATGAAAATAGTTTAAGCCAAGATTTTCCAGGTGGAGAGAAGAAGGAAATTCAGTCCTGTGAAGTCCCAGGCAAAGAAgggaatgatgatgatgatgatgatgatgatgatgatgatgatgatgaatgcgAGAATGAAAAACCAGACCAGAAACATTCCAGAGAAGGTTCTGAACTCACTGCAAAAGACAATGCAAAATCGACTTTTGAGCCTTATAGCCCAAGTTCTAGCTTGGAATTAGATAGAGTTGATGAAGTAGAGGATGTTTCAAGGGAAGCATCAGAAGAGAAAAGCCTAAAAGAGCCACCACTGGCAGATTCGACACTTGGTGAAGGCAACACTTCAGAAGTAGTAGCAGAACCCAGAAGAAGGGTGTTTGCTGTGGATGTTGGAAATGATTATGCTAGAAAAGCAGAGTTTATGTCAGAATCTGAATCAAAGTCCAAAATAGAGATAAAGGTTTCACTTGAATCAATTGCAAAACCTGACGTCAAGTCCTATTTGCGGATGGAGAAAATTGTCAAGCTTGGAAGTGAGTCGCGAAATCGCCACAAGCGAAGGCATTCTTCTGAAAGGAAAGAACGTGGAGATGATTCTGACAATAAATATGATTCTGAAATTGAAGAAGGGGAGATTGTTCAGCCAGATGAAGATCGATTTAGTCCCATGCCTTTGTTCCGTAGCCGGTGCAGGGTTTTGGACAGGCCTTTAAGGATGGTTGAAGGTGATGACTTTCTCTCCCTACATGCAGACTCTGATGAGGAAGGAGCTCTGCAGATTGACTTTGGAGAAAATCAAATAGACAACAGGTGGAAAGGTTTGGATCTAAGAAGGAAAATCACCAACCAGCGCAGGGAAAGGTATCGTAAAAAATCACAGTCTCCTGCAAAATCCAAAAGGCGTTCTAAGTCCCCATCTCCATCAGGTTCTCATAGTCGTAAAAAGGCTAAGCATGAACGTAAGAGATCCAGAGAAAGAAAGCAGTCCAAAGAACCCAGGGCATCAAATGTTCTATGGTCTGgtgtaaagaaaataaaggacAGTAAAGATCGCAAGCGTTCTCGTTCACGGTCTCACAACAAAGGTTCTCGTTCTCGTTCTAGAGATCGCAGGAGATCAAGGTCCTGGTCACCCTCTATCAGTACCAGCATATCTGCTGTTGAGTCTTCCCGTACATCAGCTGAGAGAAGGAAGAGCCAAAGATCAAaatcaaaggagaaaaaaagacgATATTCTCGCTCCGTCAGTACTGATCAATCTCGAAAAGATAAACATAAAGACAAACACAGAACAGAGggtaagaaaaagaagaaaaggtcaCGCTCCAAATCTAGAGATCGTGATAAGAGAACATCCCATCATTCAAATGAGAGAAGGGAAAAGGAGAAGGTGAGGTCAAGGCTTCTAGTGGATGAGCCTAAATTAGACAATCCTCCTTTATTAGAGAGGAAAAGAAGAGACAGTCGATCAGTGGTACCTCCTTCAATCCAGGACCTCAATAATGCCGATCTCTTTAGCATTAAAAGAACAATTACTGTGAATCCAGAAGAAAAGCTTGATCGAGAGGACTTGCTTAATACTCCTAGAAAAAGAGAGGTTCTTTATGACTCTGAAGGGCTTAGCTTTGAAACATTTTCTGACCGTGAAAACCTTGATGACCGTGACGGCAAAAGTAACAGAATATTTGAAAGGCCTTCTGGAAAGTCAGAGACCATAAAGAGAAGGGCACCTATTGACTTTGATAAAAAACGTGATGAAGATGATAGGGCTAGACGGCTAAAAACTTCGAAGGATCGGGACAGAAAAAGAACGTACACTGATGACAGTCATGAGAGATACAAGAAAAGATATAAAGCTATTCCCGAACCAGAGCCTGAGCCTTTTAAACTAGACAAAGATAAACTGCGCATTGAGAAGGATAAAACTTCTAAAAAGTTGAAGATTAGTCATAAAGAAAGCAAGGGGGGATCTGCCAGGAAAGTCAAACTACAGTCTAAAGTGGCTGTTCTTATCAGAGAAGGTGTAAGCAGCACCACTTCGGTTAAAGAGGCAGGTTCCATTGGAGTCAAATTTAGCCGCGACAGAGAAAGCCGTTCGCCGTTCCTTAAATCCGAAAATAAGCTTCACAATATAAAAACAACCCGGCCTAAGCTTGATGCCATTGATGCTAAAGAACCCATTCTAAAGCCTAAAAAAGTCAAGGGCTTAAAAACAAAGACCGGCATCAAAAAAGTGAAAACTATTGGAGCTGCCGGGGCTCTTGTGAAACCCAAAGGGCCAcctgaaaagaagaagaaaaagctgAAAACAAAAGCCTCTTTAAAGAAGTCAAAGGCAGACAGCTGCAGTAAAGAGATCCCCAGCCCAATCCAAGCCAAAGAGGAGCCTATATGGTCAGACACCGAGAATACAGAGAGCAAAGTTAAACCTCCTAGTCCTCCGAAGCCAGCCATTGAGCAGGAACTTACGCCTGACTCTCAGACTGTTGACAGCAGCTGTAAGACTCCAGATGTCTCTTTCATACCAGAGGAACCTCCACCAGAGCCTGAGAGGATCACTGACTTGGAGGTGGACAGTATATCTGAACCTAAAGAAGAGGCACAAAGACCACCTCCAGCACCAATTCCATGGAATCTCCAGTCAGGAGTGGACTGCACCACAAGTGGAGTTCTTGCAT TGACTGCGCTGCTGTTTAAGATGGAAGAAGCTAATATGGCGAGCAGGGCCAAGGCACAGGAGCTGATTCAAGCCACTAATCAG ATCCTCGGTCAGAGCAAACCTTCTACCTCCCTGGTCTCCACACCCCCACCATCTATCATAACAACTCTGGGTCACTCTGCTCCCTCCTACCCCCTGTACTCCGGTTTGCCTCTCAGCGGCAACTCAAGTCCTCCTACTCCAACTGGTGTGTCGAACATAACCAGCCAGACCATCTCTGGCTCCACCTCAAGTTCCTTCTTTAACACTTTGTCAAGCATGGAGCTGGGAAAGAGAGAAGGCAGCACAAGTTCAGAGGGCAGAGGGGAAACTGACAAG TACCTGAAGAAGCTGCACACGCAGGAGCGAGCGGTGGAGGAGGTGAAGCTGGCCATTAAACCTTACTATCAGAAGAAAGAAATCACCAAGGAAGATTACAAGGACATACTGCGCAAGGCTGTACATAAG ATTTGCCACAGCCGGAGCGGCGAAATAAACCCGGTGAAAGTGAACAACCTGGTGAAGGCTTACGTCCAGCGCTACAAATACTTCCGGAAACACGGCAAAAAGATGGAGGACGACGAAAGCACCGGTTACCGCAGCGGCAAAGAGTCGGGGGCCATGGACAAGTCGCTGCCATCGTTACCGTTAATCTGA
- the scaf1.L gene encoding splicing factor, arginine/serine-rich 19 isoform X2 yields the protein MEANDQDPKLTSQDTDEESEEESNRPAQVPSSQKSQAESTTADQPTEEESCKAEGLCPGRIFILALQQVVGSSLQNETKAELCKTTDSKQKGAKLMKACRKRKVKNNGAENSKSLGAENENSTPETTGNPLASLAVALDYMEKTNTTISTSSHSFTYEEEPIELGASYDTEEVDELELVAEIQIGDIASYWNTRSGNSRRDRHWRIQKSVCLSTSGLHARRGQSASVSGQVTCDPARMEGLLDPTRNSSLMRLNTPQTFHRSRIRTDRNALRNVCIADRTDFEANSQLHTSTETVLPGLSWIIPDPNKSRGNNGLCSGRTTPIHGNTKKVEPSPDSFISLGLALGNETGVSSGQQRPGGSESSTSNQHSQPPNSLEKADSSSSSSSSSSQIPIFSGSGSGAQSNMSQELDIYDPFHPTDEENVNGDYLYDVTPEKETDEQEDQKYDPFDPTGSNPSSSESSPSPYDEEEEDEEAGSDSLPEGRISEALAGIYDENSLSQDFPGGEKKEIQSCEVPGKEGNDDDDDDDDDDDDDECENEKPDQKHSREGSELTAKDNAKSTFEPYSPSSSLELDRVDEVEDVSREASEEKSLKEPPLADSTLGEGNTSEVVAEPRRRVFAVDVGNDYARKAEFMSESESKSKIEIKVSLESIAKPDVKSYLRMEKIVKLGSESRNRHKRRHSSERKERGDDSDNKYDSEIEEGEIVQPDEDRFSPMPLFRSRCRVLDRPLRMVEGDDFLSLHADSDEEGALQIDFGENQIDNRWKGLDLRRKITNQRRERYRKKSQSPAKSKRRSKSPSPSGSHSRKKAKHERKRSRERKQSKEPRASNVLWSGVKKIKDSKDRKRSRSRSHNKGSRSRSRDRRRSRSWSPSISTSISAVESSRTSAERRKSQRSKSKEKKRRYSRSVSTDQSRKDKHKDKHRTEGKKKKKRSRSKSRDRDKRTSHHSNERREKEKVRSRLLVDEPKLDNPPLLERKRRDSRSVVPPSIQDLNNADLFSIKRTITVNPEEKLDREDLLNTPRKREVLYDSEGLSFETFSDRENLDDRDGKSNRIFERPSGKSETIKRRAPIDFDKKRDEDDRARRLKTSKDRDRKRTYTDDSHERYKKRYKAIPEPEPEPFKLDKDKLRIEKDKTSKKLKISHKESKGGSARKVKLQSKVAVLIREGVSSTTSVKEAGSIGVKFSRDRESRSPFLKSENKLHNIKTTRPKLDAIDAKEPILKPKKVKGLKTKTGIKKVKTIGAAGALVKPKGPPEKKKKKLKTKASLKKSKADSCSKEIPSPIQAKEEPIWSDTENTESKVKPPSPPKPAIEQELTPDSQTVDSSCKTPDVSFIPEEPPPEPERITDLEVDSISEPKEEAQRPPPAPIPWNLQSGVDCTTSGVLALTALLFKMEEANMASRAKAQELIQATNQILGQSKPSTSLVSTPPPSIITTLGHSAPSYPLYSGLPLSGNSSPPTPTGVSNITSQTISGSTSSSFFNTLSSMELGKREGSTSSEGRGETDKYLKKLHTQERAVEEVKLAIKPYYQKKEITKEDYKDILRKAVHKICHSRSGEINPVKVNNLVKAYVQRYKYFRKHGKKMEDDESTGYRSGKESGAMDKSLPSLPLI from the exons ATGGAAGCAAACGACCAAGATCCCAAACTTACTAGTCAAGATACTGATGAGGAGTCAGAGGAAGAGTCCAACAGACCAGCACAAGTTCCGTCATCACAGAAGAGTCAGGCAGAGAGTACTACTGCTGACCAGCCGACTGAGGAGGAATCGTGCAAGGCTGAAGGCCTGTGCCCAGGACGGATCTTTATTCTG GCTTTGCAACAAGTTGTAGGAAGCAGCTTGCAAAATGAAACAAAGGCGGAgctctgtaaaactacag ATTCAAAACAGAAGGGTGCAAAGCTGATGAAGGCCTGTAGGAAAAGGAAAGTGAAGAACAATGGTGCTGAGAATTCTAAATCGCTTGGTGCAGAGAATGAAAATTCT ACCCCTGAAACAACAGGAAATCCCTTGGCCAGTCTTGCAGTTGCATTGGATTACATGGAAAAGACAAACACTACAATTAGTACATCATCTCATAGCTTCACATATGAGGAAGAACCCATAGAGTTGGGAGCCAGTTA TGACACAGAAGAGGTGGACGAACTGGAGCTTGTAGCTGAAATTCAGATTGGTGACATTGCGTCTTATTGGAATACTCGTTCAGGGAACTCCAGGAGGGACAGACATTGGAGAATTCAGAAGTCGG TGTGCCTAAGTACCTCAGGACTACATGCTAGACGTGGACAATCAGCCTCTGTCAGTGGACAGGTTACGTGTGATCCAGCACGAATGGAAGGCTTGTTGGATCCTACCAGAAATTCTTCACTCATGAGACTAAATACCCCACAGACATTTCACAGGAGTAGAATACGCACAGATAGGAATGCTCTGCGGAATGTTTGCATTGCAGACAGGACAGACTTCGAAGCAAATTCACAGCTTCACACTTCCACAGAAACTGTGCTACCTGGACTATCTTGGATTATTCCTGATCCAAATAAATCTAGAGGAAATAATGGCCTTTGTTCTGGCAGGACTACCCCAATACATGGCaatacaaaaaaagttgaacCCAGTCCTGATTCATTTATATCTTTGGGTCTAGCCCTTGGAAATGAAACAGGGGTTTCAAGTGGACAGCAGAGACCTGGTGGTTCGGAAAGTTCCACATCTAATCAGCATTCACAGCCTCCTAATTCTCTGGAAAAGGCAGATTCCAGCTCctcctcatcttcctcctcttctcaAATCCCAATATTCTCTGGCAGTGGCAGTGGAGCACAATCTAACATGTCCCAAGAACTTGATATTTATGATCCCTTTCATCCCACAGATGAGGAAAATGtaaatggagattatttatatGATGTCACACCTGAGAAAGAAACCGATGAACAAGAGGATCAAAAATACGATCCCTTTGATCCTACTGGCTCTAATCCTAGTTCTTCTGAGAGCAGCCCTTCACCCTATgatgaggaagaagaggatgaaGAGGCAGGCAGTGATTCCCTTCCTGAAGGTCGGATCTCAGAAGCTTTGGCTGGAATCTATGATGAAAATAGTTTAAGCCAAGATTTTCCAGGTGGAGAGAAGAAGGAAATTCAGTCCTGTGAAGTCCCAGGCAAAGAAgggaatgatgatgatgatgatgatgatgatgatgatgatgatgatgaatgcgAGAATGAAAAACCAGACCAGAAACATTCCAGAGAAGGTTCTGAACTCACTGCAAAAGACAATGCAAAATCGACTTTTGAGCCTTATAGCCCAAGTTCTAGCTTGGAATTAGATAGAGTTGATGAAGTAGAGGATGTTTCAAGGGAAGCATCAGAAGAGAAAAGCCTAAAAGAGCCACCACTGGCAGATTCGACACTTGGTGAAGGCAACACTTCAGAAGTAGTAGCAGAACCCAGAAGAAGGGTGTTTGCTGTGGATGTTGGAAATGATTATGCTAGAAAAGCAGAGTTTATGTCAGAATCTGAATCAAAGTCCAAAATAGAGATAAAGGTTTCACTTGAATCAATTGCAAAACCTGACGTCAAGTCCTATTTGCGGATGGAGAAAATTGTCAAGCTTGGAAGTGAGTCGCGAAATCGCCACAAGCGAAGGCATTCTTCTGAAAGGAAAGAACGTGGAGATGATTCTGACAATAAATATGATTCTGAAATTGAAGAAGGGGAGATTGTTCAGCCAGATGAAGATCGATTTAGTCCCATGCCTTTGTTCCGTAGCCGGTGCAGGGTTTTGGACAGGCCTTTAAGGATGGTTGAAGGTGATGACTTTCTCTCCCTACATGCAGACTCTGATGAGGAAGGAGCTCTGCAGATTGACTTTGGAGAAAATCAAATAGACAACAGGTGGAAAGGTTTGGATCTAAGAAGGAAAATCACCAACCAGCGCAGGGAAAGGTATCGTAAAAAATCACAGTCTCCTGCAAAATCCAAAAGGCGTTCTAAGTCCCCATCTCCATCAGGTTCTCATAGTCGTAAAAAGGCTAAGCATGAACGTAAGAGATCCAGAGAAAGAAAGCAGTCCAAAGAACCCAGGGCATCAAATGTTCTATGGTCTGgtgtaaagaaaataaaggacAGTAAAGATCGCAAGCGTTCTCGTTCACGGTCTCACAACAAAGGTTCTCGTTCTCGTTCTAGAGATCGCAGGAGATCAAGGTCCTGGTCACCCTCTATCAGTACCAGCATATCTGCTGTTGAGTCTTCCCGTACATCAGCTGAGAGAAGGAAGAGCCAAAGATCAAaatcaaaggagaaaaaaagacgATATTCTCGCTCCGTCAGTACTGATCAATCTCGAAAAGATAAACATAAAGACAAACACAGAACAGAGggtaagaaaaagaagaaaaggtcaCGCTCCAAATCTAGAGATCGTGATAAGAGAACATCCCATCATTCAAATGAGAGAAGGGAAAAGGAGAAGGTGAGGTCAAGGCTTCTAGTGGATGAGCCTAAATTAGACAATCCTCCTTTATTAGAGAGGAAAAGAAGAGACAGTCGATCAGTGGTACCTCCTTCAATCCAGGACCTCAATAATGCCGATCTCTTTAGCATTAAAAGAACAATTACTGTGAATCCAGAAGAAAAGCTTGATCGAGAGGACTTGCTTAATACTCCTAGAAAAAGAGAGGTTCTTTATGACTCTGAAGGGCTTAGCTTTGAAACATTTTCTGACCGTGAAAACCTTGATGACCGTGACGGCAAAAGTAACAGAATATTTGAAAGGCCTTCTGGAAAGTCAGAGACCATAAAGAGAAGGGCACCTATTGACTTTGATAAAAAACGTGATGAAGATGATAGGGCTAGACGGCTAAAAACTTCGAAGGATCGGGACAGAAAAAGAACGTACACTGATGACAGTCATGAGAGATACAAGAAAAGATATAAAGCTATTCCCGAACCAGAGCCTGAGCCTTTTAAACTAGACAAAGATAAACTGCGCATTGAGAAGGATAAAACTTCTAAAAAGTTGAAGATTAGTCATAAAGAAAGCAAGGGGGGATCTGCCAGGAAAGTCAAACTACAGTCTAAAGTGGCTGTTCTTATCAGAGAAGGTGTAAGCAGCACCACTTCGGTTAAAGAGGCAGGTTCCATTGGAGTCAAATTTAGCCGCGACAGAGAAAGCCGTTCGCCGTTCCTTAAATCCGAAAATAAGCTTCACAATATAAAAACAACCCGGCCTAAGCTTGATGCCATTGATGCTAAAGAACCCATTCTAAAGCCTAAAAAAGTCAAGGGCTTAAAAACAAAGACCGGCATCAAAAAAGTGAAAACTATTGGAGCTGCCGGGGCTCTTGTGAAACCCAAAGGGCCAcctgaaaagaagaagaaaaagctgAAAACAAAAGCCTCTTTAAAGAAGTCAAAGGCAGACAGCTGCAGTAAAGAGATCCCCAGCCCAATCCAAGCCAAAGAGGAGCCTATATGGTCAGACACCGAGAATACAGAGAGCAAAGTTAAACCTCCTAGTCCTCCGAAGCCAGCCATTGAGCAGGAACTTACGCCTGACTCTCAGACTGTTGACAGCAGCTGTAAGACTCCAGATGTCTCTTTCATACCAGAGGAACCTCCACCAGAGCCTGAGAGGATCACTGACTTGGAGGTGGACAGTATATCTGAACCTAAAGAAGAGGCACAAAGACCACCTCCAGCACCAATTCCATGGAATCTCCAGTCAGGAGTGGACTGCACCACAAGTGGAGTTCTTGCAT TGACTGCGCTGCTGTTTAAGATGGAAGAAGCTAATATGGCGAGCAGGGCCAAGGCACAGGAGCTGATTCAAGCCACTAATCAG ATCCTCGGTCAGAGCAAACCTTCTACCTCCCTGGTCTCCACACCCCCACCATCTATCATAACAACTCTGGGTCACTCTGCTCCCTCCTACCCCCTGTACTCCGGTTTGCCTCTCAGCGGCAACTCAAGTCCTCCTACTCCAACTGGTGTGTCGAACATAACCAGCCAGACCATCTCTGGCTCCACCTCAAGTTCCTTCTTTAACACTTTGTCAAGCATGGAGCTGGGAAAGAGAGAAGGCAGCACAAGTTCAGAGGGCAGAGGGGAAACTGACAAG TACCTGAAGAAGCTGCACACGCAGGAGCGAGCGGTGGAGGAGGTGAAGCTGGCCATTAAACCTTACTATCAGAAGAAAGAAATCACCAAGGAAGATTACAAGGACATACTGCGCAAGGCTGTACATAAG ATTTGCCACAGCCGGAGCGGCGAAATAAACCCGGTGAAAGTGAACAACCTGGTGAAGGCTTACGTCCAGCGCTACAAATACTTCCGGAAACACGGCAAAAAGATGGAGGACGACGAAAGCACCGGTTACCGCAGCGGCAAAGAGTCGGGGGCCATGGACAAGTCGCTGCCATCGTTACCGTTAATCTGA